The Melanotaenia boesemani isolate fMelBoe1 chromosome 3, fMelBoe1.pri, whole genome shotgun sequence genome contains the following window.
tataaatctaattaattattatcattCTTATATTcattcatggaaaataaaggCAATATGGTTATGATGATATATTACCATCATAAGCATCTTAAATGTGAGCACTGGATTTCGAGTGTTTTGAAAACACCAAGGAAACACAGAAGCATTGCTGAAACTCAAAGGATAAAACACCGAGTCCTTTAACCTGTTGGTACCAGACATCCCGTTGGTTGGACATGaccaaaaaaaatgtgttttactcAGTCTTCCTTCCAAGTacctacacatgttatacaccacTGGAAAGTTAATATTCTTGAGATTATTCCAGGCTATTATTATAGTTGTATATTCAGTAAATACTTATTTATGACCAGCCATAAATGGgatttatctttgaagccatgctatactccagtagcagataatactgcaacaaaaacattcctgttacatcagcaagggtccagtaaaagtagtccagtgaAATAGTTGGTCTACAACAAGTCTTTTGAccataaaaaaattgttttagatGAACTTTGAATGACTTTAGGAGGTTaatgttgatgttgatgttggAATAGGCTCTTGGCAAGCTTTGATGACATGGAAACAAGAGCCTTAAAGACTCATTCTTTAACTCTCCTATGTTATAGAACTAACACTGACAGTTATACCACTGGCATTTGCAGTAACGTATCTTTAGTAAGGACATTGACACTATCAGTCGCATTGCATGTTTCATATGTTTTAACAGTTTCTGACCTTAAACCACAATAGATAATGAAAGACAAACCATAACATCTTTTCATGCATGCATTTATTGAGCTTTTCtacataattttcttttataaaatatttacaggctATTATAATAGAGGCTGTAACATATGCAAACCTCTCAATTTCATGAAAATACAAAGATGAATGTCACTCATTCACCAGCCAAGCATTTTACCAAGCAGATGTTACCACCACTGTTGAACAAGGAAACACTTCAGactgtgtttcattttaaagtccAGTAAAATGCTTTCAATGGCCAGTGTTGAGAAATTTATGTTCATATGTTCCAGAACATTTTACCTTGTATCAATTTGCTTGTATCCATATCAAGACTTCCCAATAGAAACATGAAGACATGAGGAATGAGGCTGTCCAGAAAGCTGTAATTGTTCTCCTTAAGCAGCAGTTGAGACTTCTGTCTTGCTGGTCGACACAGAGGTCTCATCGTCAACAGATCCACCCATTCCAATTGTACTCAGCATGCAATTACGGAACTAAAGAATGTaaacaagagaagaaaaatgtagattttCATATCATTAGGCAATGAATCCAAttttactctctctctctctctctatacacacacacacacacacacacacacatatatatatatatatatatatatatatatagatatgtaggtatatatatatacctacATACTAGGGCTATCAAAGTTCACTATTTTTCATTAACTGCTACATGCAATTAATGCACGCACTGTCTGCATATTTTCAAGAAGTGATGCAGAAATTCCTTTTGTAGTTCTGAAGCAGAAATATGAATGCATCCTTTACACAGACAGTTGTTTAGCTTAGCAAGATGGTTCACTCGACAAGACTAAGGCCATTTTTATCTGCTGTGGATGTTACCATGGCAATACGTCTCATCCCAAACACCACCTGCCGTGCGAGCAAACAGTGGATTTAGAGAGCCTTCATCCTCCTCTAAAGACAATCTGTAATGGATAGCTTCCTGCACAGACTACAAGTAGCGAGCCTTTAACAGCTGATCTGGATAAACTAAAGAAGTTGGAAACTGTGCTAAAGCACTGCGGGCAGTTTACTCCTGTtgatatgtttgtgttttaaataaaggttggGCTTTCAAAACTGGTATGAAagagagtgtgtgtctgtgtgtatatagAGTCATTCAACATTAAGCAAATAAATGTAGCAAGTGACCAAAGTGCCTAATTTTATAACTGCAGGtacaatattaaaaaacattataaatatcCTGTCCTGAAAAGATAGCTATAGGGTGGGTATTATACCCACTCAATGCCAACTCTCTATGAACTGGCTCCCCTCAAAGGGTCTTAGGGCAGTTCTGTTTGGGAGTGTGAGCTCTGAGTCAGCTCTCCCCCAGCTAAGTCTAAGGGCCCTATGGCATGTTTTTTGTCAATTACAGAATGGGAAAAAAGCTTTTATCAGGAAGGGACTGGTCATCCTTGTCCTCAACATCCTACtactagtagtagtagtagtagtagtattaatattaaattatttatttaacttatttaccCTTTTTCTCTCTCGCTTTCTTCCTCTATATTTACCCTCTATAAATgacttattgttattattattagtctATCAAACCAATATTATCATTCTGTTTAGTGTGTGACTATCattatcattaaaatatttttgatattactgttaaatgattttttaccctttgtttttgctatttcctgctttttatatatatatatatatatatatatatatatatatatatctgtgtgtgtgtgtgtgtgtgtgcgtgtgtgtgtatgacagaaaaaaattaactgacCTGTTTGTTCATCAAAATGTAGATAACAGGATTGAACAACGCTGAGCTCTTTGAAAAGAAGGAAGGGATGGCCAAGGCTAAAGCTGAGAAGGCAGCTCCTCTGTTTAAGAAGATCCATAAAGCAAAGGATGCATAAGGGACCCAAGCAACGAGGAAGCCCAACACCATCAAGATGCACATACGTGTCACTTCTTTCTCAGCTTTCTGAGTAGAAGCAGAGTCCTGCTGCTGGGCTGCAGCCTGGAAATGAGATCAACAACAGTTAATGTCTATGCTTTGTTACTTATTGATTTCTGATTTATGCTAAAATTCGATCTATCATAGATCAGATAAATGTTGTCATTCAAACCAATACTCCAATGACCAGAGACATTACTGAAACTACTAACAAGCAGAGCTGAATGTCAAtaactgtttaaattaaatattaagcaTATGTCGCTTTGAAAAGGGCTACAttgtgataaataatgaaatcagAGTATTGCAGCTATAGTGTCATAATACTAGAGCCAAAACTGACTCTTGCCCATTGCTGTCCAGTTTGGtggaaaacattttcctttagaTCAGGATGCACAAGCAAGATGTTGCACCCTGCTACACCGTCATTCAGCATGCATGGAGGCTCCACCTCATATCTTAGTGGACTTAAAGGATCTGCTACAAATATCTCTGTGACTTACAAATGAAGGCAGCTTTAAATGTCTGGTAGTGGAGTCCATAcctggttcccaacctatttacCTTGAGGACCTCATTCAGGCAAATACTAAAACGTTGTGGATCCCCTGCCCCACCCTGCACTGAAACCATTCTTGGTTTTATGCATTCATTAGCAAGACTCTTACTACAAATATGGTACTCTGGCTGAGTTCTGTCATTTGATTAAGCAAAGTtaaacatatagccttacttttccCAAAATGCGAGTTCCATGTGAACAAAATgcccaaatgattaaaaaaaaccttggCCAGATACACTTCAACTTGTCTCTGTCTGGACAGGGtcttaatttttaatcacaatggtTCTGAATGGTCAAAGTCTCAgtgaccccctgtgctctttaggGAATCCCTTTTGGGGGTACTGGACTGTAGGTTAGGAACCAGTAGTTTAGATATTGGAGACTGAtcagtgtttttgtaaaattacaTCTCTAAGCCTTATTATGGGCTTTTACCTGAAAATACTTTGTATTAATGTAATAATTGTAATGGCATAAGAGCATACCTGGACTGAATTATATCAgagcaaacacattttaaacacttACAGCTTTGACTGTCATCACAAGGCTTCCATATGTGAAGAAAATGGTTGTGACAGGGACacagaagcagcagctgaaCAGGTACATCAAATATGTGTCATTGTTGAAGCCTGGGGCCTGGGTATAATAGTCTGGTCCACAGGAAACCTGAATCCCCTCAGGAATATACCTATGAACACAAGACACGTGGTTTTACAGAAGCTATATGATGTTACAGGAAAACAAGCTccttttttattacagttttaaaaaatgatgtttAGTGGCTTTAAAGAGGGCAGCAGCAAATCTAAAGGGCCACAAAGGATGAGATGTGTTACTTGACTAATTAGACTCTAGTAAAGCATCAGACCTAACATCTGAATAAGGTGTTTGGTGAGTAAAAGGTTAGAATAGTCAGCACCCAAggctaaaaaaaatattgtaaatggaaaaatacaGAGACAGATTCGAAaggaaaatgctttaaaaaatctgaGGATTCTTTTTGAGAGTCCCAATAAAATACATTGTAGTAGAAAATTAGTTATTCATAAACATTCAGTTGTCTTTTACTATTTTCTATCTACTTGTTAGTTTTCATCATGATTGTTTAACTATAGTTTAAATGTGTTAACAGACTGCATTCCAAAGATAGTGGGAGATAACTGAACTTGCATTAGCGAGAGGGTTTGTTTACTTGTACTTTACAACTCCAAGCAAATAGATGAGACAAACCATCCCCTAATGCATGTCACAAAAACGAACATTACTTGACCTGAAGGACTTAAATATTGACTGATTCAGCATTTCTCCATCAGACACATGTCGATTTCATTGCACTTTGCATTTGTCTAAAACCTTTTGCAAAGGTTGTAATAAATATCTGTTAAAGGACAGTTTTGTGTTCAGTCTTTCTTTCAGGATTCCACCACAACATCAAAGTTTGCACTCAGTTAACCCAGATGTGGACGTGCCTTGTGATCCATTTTAGAGAATGATCTTATTACCTTGACCACCCAACCAAAGGAGGAACAGCACAAGAGCAAGCCATGATCCAGGTGAAAGCACACCCTATTGCAGAGTGGCTGGCTGTAAATTTGAAACTTCCCATGGGTTTGCAGACCACAATGTATCTCTCAACAGCTAAGACCACAAGAGACCAGAGAGACACTTGACCTGTTGAACAAACACAAGAGCAGAAGTTGAGATAAGAAAGTACAGATCTCACCATCTACTATACCAGCAAATGGCTCATTTAGTCTGACAACTTTATTAACTACATAAAATTTGTCAGGAATCAAGTAATGAAATAATCTACAAGTAGGGTGAGTTAAAGGTTTACCTCCCAATGTAGCAAAGAATCCTTCCATAGCACAGCTCGTTGGTCCCAAACTGAAATAACCAAACATGCAAGAGTAAATGGTGACTGTGAATCCAAAGGTGACCATGATCAGTCCAGCCACAGCCAAGTTGACCAGGATGAAGTTCAGAGGTTGTCGCAGCTTCTTGTTCTGAGCTGTGACCACCAATGTCAGAGCATTGATGGGGAAGCCAGTGCAGAATAGGAAAAACATGTAGGCACCCAGTAATTTGAAAAACCAGGGTTCTGCCAAATAATACTGTGGATATTCAAAAGGATTCCTCACAAGCCCCGTCCTGTTGTTCATGGGGACATAGAAGTTCTTGCCTTCTGTGCCGTTCTCCATCTTCGCAGGTTAGGATCTGGATTAACAGAGTAGAGTAACCCTTGAGCTCAGTCTGTGCAGCTGCCTTTGCTCTCCAACTTCTTCCATGTGGATCTGAAGCCATGGTTATATAGCCCCTAGGGGACGTAATAAGAAGATGAGCTAAGAGGATCTGGGAATTCAAGCCATAATCTCTTAGTATAATTAAGTGTTAATCAGTGATTTGGGGGATCTCTTGCAGTTTTTTAGAACATGTTTACTAACTCAAAGCAGTAATTCGTCACACACATTAGAGAGAAACTTTTTCAGtttctcattttcctttttgtttctctcCTTCATTGCTCTTTTGGGTAAAATTTTACTAAACAGGtatgcatttatttaacatgacaaaactgcaGTGGCATACTGTTTGTTCCCAGAAATATGCTAAATCCACCTTACCCGTCCCTACGTCCTTTTTAAATGACCTTTCGTCAGACAAGCCTCCTTTCAAACAAATGGAAACAACCTGCCAGTGGagatgtagacacttttaaatccaggttagcaacatttctttcttcatgCACAAATTTACTGTATCCTTTAACATACCTAGACTgttgtttgctttaaaaaaaaaaaatccaactgctgctgtcttttataaaaacaattgtTAATTCCTCATACCATAACttgtatttctttcattttatctgtCATATTCTATTTTAGATTATGAGGACGGGGTGGCCCACGCAGTCCTTAAGCAGAACCTAGACTCATGGTGACGATAGCGTTTTAATACAATTTTGGATAAGAAATTCAGGTTTATGTTCATATCATTCAGAGGAGGAACAGAAATAGCAAATGTGATCATAGAACCCAGCTGTGGAACACTGGAAGGCCATACTGGATGAAAGTTTTGCTAAGATGGGCAGATGCTgttctgtttatatatataaatatatatatatatatatatatatatatatattgtttttatctttttaattcttatatttttaagttttcttttgcaccttgctataatgttttaaatgtggaGGCGTTAAACTAAATAACCTGCCTTGCCTTCAGAGAAAATCTTTAACATATGAACCTGTGATTATTACCTAATCTGGCCTGGACTGGCCCACAGTAGGAGCGGTACCATTTCCTTTGGACTGGGTCCTAAGTGGGTTGACTGAAACATTtgtgaacaacaaaaaaaaattattaaaaaaaatttttaagaaGAAGGTGGGCAAATATTCAAAACTTTCTGATATCTTCAGTCCCACCAGCAGCAACATGGAGTCAGTAGCAACAGCAAGTGTGTTGACCAGtggataaatgtaaaataaaaaggtagATGTCAAAGCATGCATCTGCAGTAAATGCTGCAGTTGTTCGTTGCATGTTTGCTCTATCTGCCAGTAGCTCAAACATAAAAGCTACTCCTTGAAAGTAATgatatttcttattttactgcattaaaTATTCCGTGGGTTCAGCTGGGCCAAACATACCTCCACAGGTGGTTGCTACCTGAAAAAGTTTGTGAATCACATTAAAGTTGCAGTGTTTAACATAATCAAAGGtcattaacaaaaacaattaatatatctttaaaactgtgtttctattggtatcaaATCACTTTCTTAAAATAACAGTTGCGTTTTATGCTCTTAGAATTAGCCCTTAATATTTTACATACATGATAGCTCGCGCCACCATTTTATTATGGTGTTCCTGAATGgagaaacaactctgtgtgaagtgagaacccttttagttttaatgctgcagtaccagctttgtttgataggggCTAGAGCACCGTTTAACGATCTGTAATACCTTGAAAACTACATATGTTAAAAGACACATGTACATAATTTTGAAGTACTTACCTGTAGTGCTATCatcactgcacctgaggccactggatccactcatagatgaaaacatgtttacgtCTGGAAGAATGTCGCCCACTGACGACCACTGTCCATTCTCAACCtgctatgcccatctttacagCTAGATGTCAGTCATACTTACACGCTGTAACTCGAAGGTAAGACAGAGTCTCATCTGTATAAGTTGAGTTTACTTGTTAATTTTCTAGTATTACTCAAATAACATCTGGGGATGTCGTTGaccaaactttgttttttaccattgtattgaatatttgtattgaaatattttacttACTACGTAgtagtcatgtttttt
Protein-coding sequences here:
- the LOC121636678 gene encoding green-sensitive opsin-like codes for the protein MENGTEGKNFYVPMNNRTGLVRNPFEYPQYYLAEPWFFKLLGAYMFFLFCTGFPINALTLVVTAQNKKLRQPLNFILVNLAVAGLIMVTFGFTVTIYSCMFGYFSLGPTSCAMEGFFATLGGQVSLWSLVVLAVERYIVVCKPMGSFKFTASHSAIGCAFTWIMACSCAVPPLVGWSRYIPEGIQVSCGPDYYTQAPGFNNDTYLMYLFSCCFCVPVTTIFFTYGSLVMTVKAAAAQQQDSASTQKAEKEVTRMCILMVLGFLVAWVPYASFALWIFLNRGAAFSALALAIPSFFSKSSALFNPVIYILMNKQFRNCMLSTIGMGGSVDDETSVSTSKTEVSTAA